In one window of Dyella thiooxydans DNA:
- a CDS encoding DMT family transporter has protein sequence MQPVNLARLQIHFCVLLWGFTAILGKLITLPALPLVWWRMLLVAGSLLLVPRVWRGLRAMPSRLRWAYAGIGVLVSLHWLTFYAAIKLSNASVGATCIALGPVFLSFIEPWIARRKFDPRELLIAVAVVPGVAMVVGGVPHGMRMGIAVGALSALFVALFGAFNKRLVEHGDPLTVTCLELGTGTAFLTLLAPLLPHVGSAFEVPGLHDTLLLLALSFGCTLLPFALALVALRHLSAFGVQMVTNLEPVYSIVLAILLLGEQRELHAWFYVGVVVIIGAVFIHPLLHRDAREPAQPELLGTTESHNVVE, from the coding sequence ATGCAGCCCGTCAACCTGGCCCGCCTGCAGATCCACTTCTGCGTCCTGCTGTGGGGCTTCACCGCCATCCTCGGCAAGCTGATCACGTTGCCCGCTCTGCCGCTGGTGTGGTGGCGCATGCTGCTGGTGGCCGGCAGTCTGCTGCTGGTGCCGCGGGTGTGGCGCGGCCTGCGCGCAATGCCGTCGCGACTGCGCTGGGCCTACGCCGGCATCGGCGTGCTGGTGTCGCTGCACTGGCTGACCTTCTACGCGGCGATCAAGCTGTCCAACGCCTCGGTCGGTGCCACCTGCATCGCGCTGGGGCCGGTGTTCCTGTCCTTCATCGAGCCGTGGATCGCGCGCCGGAAGTTCGATCCGCGCGAGCTGCTCATCGCCGTGGCGGTGGTGCCGGGCGTGGCGATGGTGGTCGGCGGGGTGCCGCACGGCATGCGCATGGGCATCGCGGTCGGTGCGTTGTCGGCCCTGTTCGTGGCGCTGTTCGGCGCGTTCAACAAGCGCCTGGTGGAGCACGGCGATCCGCTCACGGTGACCTGCCTGGAGCTGGGCACCGGCACGGCGTTCCTGACCCTGCTCGCCCCGCTGCTGCCCCACGTCGGCAGCGCCTTCGAGGTACCCGGCCTGCACGACACCCTGCTGCTGCTGGCACTGAGCTTCGGCTGCACTCTGCTGCCGTTCGCGCTGGCGCTGGTGGCGCTGCGCCACCTGAGCGCGTTCGGCGTGCAGATGGTGACCAACCTGGAGCCGGTGTATTCGATCGTGCTGGCGATCCTGCTGCTCGGCGAGCAGCGCGAGCTGCACGCGTGGTTCTACGTCGGGGTGGTGGTGATCATCGGCGCGGTGTTCATCCACCCGCTGCTGCACCGGGACGCGCGCGAACCGGCCCAGCCGGAGCTGCTGGGCACGACCGAGAGCCACAACGTGGTGGAGTGA
- a CDS encoding siderophore-interacting protein, with the protein MTTHVHTPLRHPLVFRTLEVQRVETLTPHMRRVVFGGDELRGFVSAAPDDHVKLFFPNSRGEIVRPAIGPDGPIHAPGVDYSPMRDYTPRRHDAGANELTIDFVLHGDGPAASWAAQAAPGQTIGAGGPRGSMLVADDFDTYAMFGDETALPAIGRWLEQLPAGKRAVAFVEIPDDADRQTLASRADTTIHWLPRGGADAATGTHLEQALAAWTLPAGETFCWIAAESGRARRLRQALEGRGVAKDCLKATGYWKAT; encoded by the coding sequence ATGACCACACACGTCCATACCCCCCTGCGCCATCCGCTGGTGTTCCGCACACTGGAAGTGCAGCGCGTCGAAACCCTGACCCCGCACATGCGCCGCGTCGTGTTCGGCGGCGACGAGCTGCGCGGCTTCGTCAGCGCCGCGCCGGACGACCACGTGAAGCTGTTCTTCCCCAACAGCCGCGGCGAGATCGTGCGTCCGGCGATCGGCCCGGACGGGCCGATCCACGCGCCTGGCGTGGACTACTCGCCGATGCGCGACTACACGCCCCGCCGCCACGACGCCGGGGCCAACGAGCTGACCATCGACTTCGTGCTGCACGGCGACGGCCCGGCCGCCAGCTGGGCGGCGCAGGCCGCGCCGGGACAGACGATCGGCGCCGGCGGCCCGCGCGGCTCCATGCTCGTCGCCGACGATTTCGACACCTATGCGATGTTCGGCGACGAGACCGCGCTGCCGGCGATCGGCCGCTGGCTGGAGCAGCTGCCGGCCGGCAAGCGCGCGGTGGCCTTCGTGGAGATTCCCGACGACGCCGACCGGCAGACGCTGGCCTCGCGTGCCGACACGACGATCCACTGGCTGCCGCGCGGCGGCGCCGATGCCGCCACCGGCACGCATCTGGAGCAGGCGCTGGCCGCGTGGACCCTGCCCGCCGGGGAAACCTTCTGCTGGATCGCCGCCGAATCCGGGCGTGCGCGTCGCCTGCGCCAGGCCCTGGAAGGGCGCGGTGTGGCGAAGGACTGCCTGAAGGCCACCGGTTACTGGAAGGCCACCTGA
- a CDS encoding 23S rRNA (adenine(2030)-N(6))-methyltransferase RlmJ, which produces MNYRHAYHAGNFADVLKHVVLLALVEALEAKPTPFAYIDTHAGSGCYALEGKEAGKTGEYRDGIRRLLFPDLGAGNGQAATLPPLLRRWLDCILALPGNEDGLKLYPGSPLQAARAMREGDSAHLCELHPEEAARLRELFARDARVHVHHRDGYEALKALVPPPEKRGLVLIDPPYEAQDAEYRVIERALKASLARWPTGVYAVWYPIKLRSQVQPFLRGLQHGMARRVLRAELLVHADDSPLRLNGSGMVILNAPWNLDEVLREPLRAMARLLGQGQPARWNLDWLVNDSGDTPPPPRSPAPRSPRPR; this is translated from the coding sequence ATGAACTATCGCCACGCCTACCACGCCGGCAACTTCGCCGATGTCCTCAAGCACGTCGTGCTGCTGGCGCTGGTGGAAGCGCTGGAAGCGAAGCCCACGCCGTTCGCCTACATCGACACCCATGCCGGCAGCGGCTGCTATGCGCTGGAAGGCAAGGAGGCCGGCAAGACCGGCGAGTACCGCGACGGCATCCGCCGCCTGCTGTTTCCCGACCTCGGCGCGGGCAATGGCCAGGCGGCCACCCTGCCGCCGCTGCTGCGCCGCTGGCTGGACTGCATCCTCGCGCTGCCCGGCAACGAGGACGGGCTGAAGCTCTACCCCGGCTCGCCGTTGCAGGCGGCCCGCGCGATGCGCGAGGGCGACAGCGCGCACCTGTGCGAGCTGCATCCGGAAGAAGCGGCACGCCTGCGCGAACTGTTCGCGCGCGACGCCCGCGTGCATGTGCACCACCGCGACGGCTACGAAGCGCTGAAGGCGCTGGTGCCGCCGCCGGAGAAACGCGGACTGGTGCTGATCGACCCGCCCTACGAGGCGCAGGACGCCGAATACCGCGTGATCGAGCGGGCGTTGAAAGCCTCGCTGGCCCGCTGGCCGACCGGCGTCTACGCGGTGTGGTATCCGATCAAGCTGCGCAGCCAGGTGCAGCCGTTCTTGCGCGGGCTGCAGCACGGCATGGCCCGGCGCGTGCTGCGCGCCGAGCTGCTGGTGCATGCCGACGACTCCCCGCTGCGGCTCAACGGCTCGGGCATGGTGATACTCAACGCGCCGTGGAACCTGGACGAGGTGCTGCGCGAACCGCTGCGCGCGATGGCGCGCCTGCTCGGCCAGGGCCAGCCGGCACGCTGGAACCTGGACTGGCTGGTGAACGACAGCGGCGATACCCCGCCGCCGCCCCGCTCCCCGGCGCCGCGTTCCCCCCGTCCGCGCTAA
- a CDS encoding Slp family lipoprotein: MRRLVRPLSRLLAPLTLLALAACAPAPIYKTSPNLVSAVPFQVASTPERYANGHVIWGGRIVAVHNLADRSEIEVLAFPLDSSQRPQVGDSGNGRFIAVMHGFVEPMDYPEGALMTLTGTLAGSRAGKVGEADYVFPLVTVDQAHRWTQQELQSGRSNVHFGIGVGVGIH; the protein is encoded by the coding sequence ATGCGTCGCCTCGTCCGCCCCCTGTCACGACTGCTCGCCCCGCTGACCCTGCTGGCCCTGGCCGCGTGCGCGCCCGCGCCGATCTACAAGACCTCGCCGAACCTGGTGTCCGCGGTGCCGTTCCAGGTCGCCAGCACGCCAGAGCGCTACGCCAACGGCCACGTGATCTGGGGCGGCCGCATCGTCGCCGTGCACAACCTGGCCGACCGCAGCGAGATCGAGGTGCTGGCCTTTCCGCTGGACAGCTCGCAGCGCCCGCAGGTCGGCGACAGCGGCAACGGCCGCTTCATCGCGGTGATGCACGGCTTCGTCGAGCCGATGGATTACCCGGAAGGCGCGCTGATGACCCTGACCGGCACGCTGGCAGGCAGCCGCGCCGGCAAGGTCGGCGAGGCGGACTACGTGTTCCCGCTGGTGACGGTGGACCAGGCCCACCGCTGGACGCAGCAGGAGCTGCAGTCCGGCCGCAGCAACGTGCACTTCGGCATCGGCGTGGGCGTCGGCATCCACTGA
- a CDS encoding PadR family transcriptional regulator — protein MRCHHHGFHGDRHDHHDHRPFHRGDWRAFFDHAREHLREAGRHGWRGGPFGGDRGDAFAELGGGLRGGGRRGGGRMFGHGDLRLLLLALIEQQPRHGYELIRTIEEMFNGQYSPSPGAIYPTLTMLEELGHAEVQPEAGGRKRYAITTEGKAFLDENRAAVEAVMEQTRHTARMAARAAMPEAVHKAMHALKHALLMRGTDWNKAEGQRVAKILERAASEIASGREE, from the coding sequence ATGCGCTGCCATCACCACGGCTTCCACGGCGACCGCCATGACCATCACGACCACCGCCCCTTCCACCGCGGCGACTGGCGCGCCTTCTTCGACCACGCCCGCGAGCACCTGCGCGAGGCCGGCCGCCACGGCTGGCGCGGCGGCCCGTTCGGCGGCGACCGCGGCGATGCCTTCGCCGAGCTGGGCGGAGGCCTGCGCGGTGGCGGTCGTCGTGGTGGCGGCCGCATGTTCGGCCACGGCGACCTGCGCCTGCTGCTGCTCGCCCTGATCGAGCAGCAGCCGCGCCACGGCTACGAACTGATCCGCACCATCGAGGAGATGTTCAACGGCCAGTACAGCCCCAGCCCCGGTGCGATCTATCCCACGCTGACCATGCTGGAAGAGCTGGGCCACGCCGAGGTGCAGCCGGAGGCCGGCGGTCGCAAGCGCTACGCGATCACCACCGAGGGCAAGGCCTTTCTGGACGAGAACCGCGCGGCGGTCGAGGCGGTCATGGAACAGACCCGTCACACCGCCCGCATGGCCGCACGCGCCGCCATGCCGGAAGCCGTGCACAAAGCCATGCACGCGCTCAAGCACGCGCTGCTGATGCGCGGCACCGACTGGAACAAGGCCGAAGGCCAGCGCGTGGCGAAGATCCTCGAGCGCGCCGCCAGCGAGATCGCCAGCGGCCGCGAGGAGTGA
- a CDS encoding LysR family transcriptional regulator translates to MRGERADQVNLNRLAVFVALVRAGSFTAAAEQLGMTKAMVSQHLAKLEQELGVTLLVRSTRRMSLTEAGATFHADCVRLLAGAEAAIERVGTARDRPSGTLRLTTSLDYGNAVIVPRLASFMRQHPAVQVDLVLSDHVSDIIAERFDLAIRGGWLRDSSLRATRLGSFRQLLVAAPAYLAERGTPRRVDELPSHSVVAMSALPNPLRWNFTTRGGKRSTVRPRPLAQANSAAAVRGLVLAGVGIAVLPDYLVDEDIRAGRLVALLAHLHLPDGGIHAVYPGPRAPAKVRAFIEHLQAAGG, encoded by the coding sequence ATGCGTGGCGAGCGGGCGGACCAGGTCAATCTCAACCGGCTGGCGGTGTTCGTGGCGCTGGTACGCGCGGGCTCGTTCACGGCGGCGGCGGAGCAACTCGGCATGACCAAGGCGATGGTCAGCCAGCACCTGGCGAAGCTGGAGCAGGAGCTGGGCGTGACGTTGCTGGTGCGCAGCACGCGGCGCATGTCGCTGACCGAGGCCGGCGCCACCTTCCATGCCGACTGCGTGCGGCTGCTCGCCGGGGCCGAGGCGGCGATCGAGCGTGTCGGTACCGCGCGCGACCGGCCCAGCGGCACCCTGCGCCTGACCACGTCGCTGGACTACGGCAATGCGGTGATCGTGCCGCGCCTGGCCAGCTTCATGCGGCAGCATCCGGCGGTGCAGGTGGACCTGGTGCTCAGCGACCACGTGAGCGACATCATTGCCGAGCGTTTCGACCTGGCGATCCGTGGCGGCTGGCTGCGCGATTCCAGCCTGCGCGCCACCCGGCTCGGCAGCTTCCGGCAGTTGCTGGTGGCGGCTCCCGCCTATCTCGCCGAGCGCGGCACGCCGCGGCGCGTGGACGAGCTGCCTTCGCACAGCGTCGTCGCCATGTCGGCATTGCCGAATCCGCTGCGCTGGAACTTCACCACCCGCGGCGGCAAGCGCAGCACGGTGCGGCCGCGACCGCTCGCGCAGGCGAACAGTGCGGCGGCGGTGCGCGGTCTGGTGCTGGCGGGGGTCGGTATCGCCGTGCTGCCGGACTACCTGGTGGACGAGGACATCCGTGCCGGCCGGCTGGTCGCGTTGCTGGCCCATCTGCACCTGCCCGATGGCGGCATCCATGCCGTGTACCCGGGGCCGCGCGCGCCGGCCAAGGTGCGGGCGTTCATCGAGCACCTGCAGGCGGCGGGTGGCTGA
- a CDS encoding VOC family protein, protein MPQSLAQLTVLVSDYDEAIAWYTGRLGFTLREDTPLGGGKRWVVVAPPGSEGTGLLLARAATDEQRAAVGRQAGGRVFLFLRSDDFWGDYRRMLAAGVTFRETPREEPYATVAVFEDLYGNPWDLLQPKG, encoded by the coding sequence ATGCCCCAGAGCCTGGCCCAGCTCACCGTGCTGGTGAGCGACTACGACGAGGCGATCGCCTGGTACACCGGCCGGCTGGGCTTCACCCTGCGCGAGGATACGCCGCTCGGCGGCGGCAAGCGCTGGGTGGTGGTGGCGCCCCCAGGCTCGGAAGGCACCGGTCTGCTGCTGGCGCGGGCGGCGACCGACGAGCAGCGTGCCGCGGTCGGCCGCCAGGCGGGCGGCAGGGTCTTCCTGTTCCTGCGCTCGGATGACTTCTGGGGTGATTACCGGCGCATGCTGGCCGCGGGCGTCACGTTCCGCGAGACGCCGCGCGAAGAACCCTATGCCACCGTCGCCGTGTTCGAGGACCTGTACGGCAACCCGTGGGATCTGTTGCAGCCGAAGGGCTGA
- a CDS encoding cation diffusion facilitator family transporter, whose amino-acid sequence MSGHANSLKAIFLALGANFAIFLAKLVAALVTGSGAMLAEAVHSLADCGNQGLLLLGVRQAKRPPSDEFPLGWGRAMYFWSFLVAILLFSVGGMFSVYEGVHKLGHPEPLKWPWVALGVLVFGVVAEGLSMRGCLQEVNKARGEQPLWTWFRETRSSELLVIFGEDLAALIGLCLAALAVGATMLTGNLMFDALGTLAIGVLLLVVAVALAVEVKALLIGQGVEPRRRAELLTFLKSRAEVAEVLNLITLQMGPDVMVAVKARMEPTSSDRGLIDAINTVEAAMKAEFGEIRWSFFEPDVTD is encoded by the coding sequence ATGTCCGGCCACGCCAATTCGCTCAAGGCGATCTTCCTCGCGCTCGGCGCGAACTTCGCGATCTTCCTGGCCAAGCTGGTCGCCGCCCTGGTGACCGGCTCGGGCGCGATGCTGGCCGAGGCGGTGCACTCGCTGGCCGACTGCGGCAACCAGGGCCTGCTGCTGCTCGGTGTGCGCCAGGCCAAGCGGCCGCCGTCGGATGAATTCCCGCTCGGCTGGGGCCGGGCGATGTACTTCTGGTCGTTCCTGGTGGCGATCCTGCTGTTCAGCGTGGGCGGCATGTTTTCGGTCTACGAGGGCGTGCACAAGCTCGGCCACCCCGAGCCGCTGAAGTGGCCGTGGGTGGCGCTGGGCGTGCTGGTGTTCGGCGTCGTCGCCGAAGGCCTGTCGATGCGCGGCTGCCTGCAGGAAGTGAACAAGGCGCGTGGCGAGCAGCCGCTGTGGACCTGGTTCCGCGAGACCCGCTCCAGCGAACTGCTGGTGATCTTCGGCGAGGATCTGGCCGCGCTGATCGGCCTGTGCCTGGCCGCCCTGGCGGTGGGCGCCACCATGCTCACCGGCAACCTCATGTTCGACGCGCTGGGCACGTTGGCGATCGGCGTGCTGCTGCTGGTCGTCGCCGTCGCGCTGGCGGTGGAGGTGAAGGCGCTGCTGATCGGCCAGGGCGTGGAACCGCGCCGGCGCGCCGAACTGCTGACCTTCCTCAAGAGCCGCGCGGAAGTGGCCGAGGTGCTCAACCTGATCACCCTGCAGATGGGCCCGGACGTGATGGTGGCGGTGAAGGCACGGATGGAGCCGACCAGCTCCGACCGCGGCCTGATCGACGCGATCAACACGGTGGAAGCGGCGATGAAGGCCGAGTTCGGCGAGATCCGCTGGAGCTTCTTCGAGCCGGACGTGACCGACTGA
- a CDS encoding NAD(P)-dependent oxidoreductase, translating to MKLVLFGATGHIGQGILDEALARGHEVVAVVRDASRLPQRHDRLTVVTADVAQPAGWTSALHGSEAAIASLSARRDQDASRVPGYARTLLDQLPDAGITRLAWVGGAGSLEVAPGRRVIDDPDFPAAWKPEAEAQGEALAAFRAYRGPVEWTYVSPPALIEPGERTGAYRVGGEQLLVDAQGRSRISIGDYAVALLDRVERRDAADRRITVAY from the coding sequence ATGAAACTCGTACTGTTCGGCGCCACCGGCCACATCGGCCAGGGCATCCTCGATGAAGCACTGGCCCGCGGGCACGAGGTGGTCGCAGTGGTCCGCGATGCATCCCGCCTGCCGCAGCGACATGATCGCCTGACCGTCGTCACCGCCGATGTGGCGCAACCTGCGGGCTGGACCAGCGCACTCCACGGCAGCGAGGCCGCCATCGCCAGCCTCTCGGCCCGGCGCGATCAGGACGCCAGCCGCGTGCCCGGCTATGCCCGCACCCTGCTGGACCAGCTGCCCGACGCCGGCATCACGCGGCTGGCCTGGGTCGGCGGCGCCGGTTCGCTGGAGGTGGCGCCCGGTCGTCGGGTGATCGACGATCCGGACTTCCCCGCTGCATGGAAGCCCGAGGCCGAAGCCCAGGGCGAAGCCCTCGCCGCGTTCCGCGCCTACCGCGGGCCGGTGGAATGGACCTACGTGAGCCCGCCAGCGCTGATCGAGCCCGGCGAACGCACCGGCGCCTACCGCGTCGGGGGCGAGCAGCTGCTGGTGGACGCGCAAGGCCGCAGCCGCATCTCGATCGGCGACTACGCCGTCGCCCTGCTCGACCGGGTGGAACGCCGCGACGCCGCCGACCGCCGCATCACCGTCGCCTACTGA
- a CDS encoding AsmA family protein: MKRSRRILAGIAISALTLVALLVVLVELFDWNRLRPFIDDSVSQAIGRPFAIHGDLTVNWRRPQDETGWRSWLPWPEFTARDITIANPDWTKQPHFAHLDALRFRLSPLALLAHRIDVPSLQLVQPGVDLERDGQGRDNWTFTLPHGDTASRWSLQLGNVGFDKGRVTLDDATHKTDLTVQIEPLEKAIPYDQVVAQSEQAAQTQARDVAGAGAARAVAGDAAADKVAGKDGHGAKGEDVGKADRAARDTRYQFRWTAEGRYQGAPARGSGRIGAVLALQRKDRPFPVQAQLQVGDTRIGLAGTLTDPLHLGALDLHLWFAGTSMAQLYPLLGVTLPDTRPYATRGRLSATLGDRGNHFEYRHFRGRVGSSDLSGDLVFATGGARPKLTGDLHSRTLEFSDLAPLIGADDSREKQQRGDGTPQPPDKALPVEPFRTDRWRAMDADVHFAADHIEHVQALPIDSLATHLVMDDGRLTLDPLAFGLAGGEVHGQLSLDGGQSPMRGHAELDARHIRLKALFPEFDAMRTSLGEINGGTDLDATGNSVAALLGSANGEVKLLMNDGAISRNLLEAAGLNVGNIILGKLFGDRTVQIDCAATDLSARHGLFRTRLFVFDTKDAEIDVDGTVDMASEKLDLDVKPETKGLRILSLRSPLYVRGTLKHPDVGVQAGPLALRAGGAVALGAGAAPAAALLALISPDHDQPPNTCQRVLRQLRGTGGLQVGEPKRRSSK, from the coding sequence ATGAAACGCAGCCGCAGGATCCTCGCCGGGATCGCCATCTCCGCGTTGACGCTGGTGGCGTTGCTGGTGGTGCTGGTGGAACTGTTCGACTGGAACCGGCTCAGACCCTTCATCGACGACTCGGTGAGCCAGGCCATCGGCCGCCCGTTCGCGATCCACGGCGATCTCACGGTGAACTGGCGCCGGCCGCAGGACGAGACCGGCTGGCGCAGCTGGCTGCCGTGGCCGGAGTTCACCGCGCGCGACATCACGATCGCCAATCCCGACTGGACGAAGCAGCCCCACTTCGCCCATCTGGATGCGTTGCGCTTCCGGCTCTCGCCGCTGGCGTTGCTGGCGCACCGCATCGACGTGCCGTCGCTGCAGCTGGTGCAGCCGGGCGTGGACCTGGAGCGCGACGGCCAGGGCCGCGACAACTGGACCTTCACCCTGCCGCACGGCGACACGGCGTCGCGCTGGTCGCTGCAGCTCGGCAATGTCGGTTTCGACAAAGGTCGCGTGACGCTGGACGACGCGACACACAAGACCGACCTGACCGTGCAGATCGAGCCGCTGGAGAAGGCGATTCCCTACGACCAGGTCGTCGCGCAGAGCGAACAGGCGGCGCAGACGCAGGCACGCGACGTGGCCGGTGCCGGCGCGGCCAGGGCGGTCGCCGGCGACGCCGCGGCCGACAAGGTCGCGGGCAAGGACGGGCACGGCGCGAAGGGCGAAGATGTCGGCAAGGCCGACCGCGCCGCCCGCGACACGCGCTACCAGTTCCGCTGGACCGCCGAAGGCCGCTACCAGGGTGCACCCGCCAGGGGCAGCGGGCGCATCGGTGCGGTGCTCGCCCTGCAACGCAAGGACCGTCCATTCCCGGTGCAGGCGCAACTGCAGGTCGGCGACACCCGCATCGGCCTGGCCGGCACGCTCACCGATCCGTTGCACCTCGGCGCGCTGGATCTGCACCTGTGGTTCGCCGGCACCAGCATGGCCCAGCTGTATCCGCTGCTCGGCGTCACCCTGCCCGACACCCGCCCCTATGCCACGCGCGGCCGCCTGAGCGCGACGCTCGGCGACCGTGGCAATCACTTCGAGTACCGGCACTTCCGCGGCCGGGTGGGATCGAGCGACCTGTCCGGCGACCTCGTCTTTGCCACCGGTGGCGCACGGCCGAAGCTCACCGGAGACCTGCACTCGCGCACCCTCGAATTCAGCGACCTCGCCCCGCTGATCGGCGCGGACGACAGCCGGGAGAAACAGCAGCGCGGCGACGGCACGCCGCAGCCGCCAGACAAGGCGCTGCCGGTGGAGCCGTTCCGCACCGATCGCTGGCGTGCGATGGATGCCGACGTGCACTTCGCGGCCGACCACATCGAGCACGTGCAGGCGCTGCCGATCGACTCGCTCGCCACCCACCTGGTGATGGACGACGGCAGGCTCACGCTCGATCCGCTCGCCTTCGGCCTGGCCGGCGGCGAGGTCCACGGCCAGCTCAGCCTGGATGGTGGCCAGTCGCCGATGCGCGGCCACGCCGAGCTCGACGCCCGGCACATCCGGCTCAAGGCACTGTTTCCGGAATTCGATGCCATGCGCACCAGCCTGGGCGAGATCAACGGCGGCACCGACCTCGACGCCACGGGCAATTCGGTCGCCGCCCTGCTGGGCAGCGCCAACGGCGAGGTGAAGCTGCTGATGAACGATGGCGCGATCAGCCGCAACCTGCTGGAAGCCGCCGGCCTCAACGTGGGCAACATCATCCTCGGCAAGCTGTTCGGCGACCGCACCGTGCAGATCGACTGCGCCGCCACCGACCTCTCGGCGCGCCACGGCCTGTTCCGTACCCGGCTGTTCGTCTTCGACACGAAGGACGCCGAGATCGACGTGGACGGAACGGTGGACATGGCCAGCGAAAAGCTCGACCTCGACGTGAAGCCGGAGACCAAGGGGCTGCGCATCCTGTCGCTGCGATCGCCGCTGTACGTGCGTGGCACGCTCAAGCATCCCGACGTCGGCGTGCAGGCCGGGCCGCTCGCCCTGCGCGCCGGCGGCGCGGTCGCGCTCGGCGCCGGCGCCGCGCCGGCCGCCGCGCTGCTGGCACTGATCTCGCCGGACCACGACCAACCTCCGAACACCTGTCAGCGGGTGCTGCGGCAGCTGCGTGGAACCGGCGGCCTGCAGGTCGGCGAGCCCAAGCGGCGATCGTCGAAATAA